From a region of the Gammaproteobacteria bacterium genome:
- a CDS encoding patatin-like phospholipase family protein, protein MTKKMIVPIFAGGGTRLPAHLGILAALNDLDFSFDHIVGVSGGSIISSLYASGMSVAQVKNIAMTTDFNQFKGFSLYSLIRHGGLCNGNKFEAWLDNLLEGATFSDINKDLHIVATDVKRSMPVIFDRYNTPNLKISRAVRFSMSIPLLFSFKSYGNSLMVDGSILSEEALHRDWAGDGTPVLCFRLRGEYDTDDIEPGGIFPIKDYVTLLIRTFLTTISREFINENYWHSTIVINTGHSSPVQFELTDEQKEQLFETGYQTTVEVVPLKFGQLITDQ, encoded by the coding sequence ATGACAAAAAAAATGATAGTTCCGATCTTTGCCGGCGGGGGAACCCGATTACCAGCTCATCTTGGGATTTTAGCGGCGTTAAATGATCTAGATTTTTCATTCGACCATATTGTGGGAGTGTCGGGAGGAAGTATTATTTCAAGCCTCTATGCTAGTGGTATGTCGGTTGCTCAAGTTAAAAATATCGCGATGACTACAGATTTTAACCAGTTTAAGGGGTTTTCCCTTTATTCGCTGATCCGGCATGGTGGACTCTGTAACGGTAATAAATTTGAGGCTTGGCTTGATAACTTACTAGAGGGAGCCACATTTAGCGATATTAATAAGGATCTACATATTGTAGCTACCGACGTTAAACGTAGCATGCCAGTAATTTTCGACCGCTATAATACACCTAATCTTAAGATCTCAAGAGCAGTGCGCTTCTCGATGTCGATTCCTTTACTCTTTAGCTTTAAATCGTATGGCAACAGTTTGATGGTTGATGGCAGTATTTTATCTGAAGAGGCTTTGCATCGTGACTGGGCTGGCGATGGTACCCCCGTTTTGTGCTTTCGGCTACGCGGGGAATATGATACTGATGATATTGAGCCTGGGGGCATATTCCCGATCAAAGACTATGTGACCCTACTAATTCGCACTTTTTTAACCACGATATCACGAGAATTTATTAACGAAAACTATTGGCATAGTACTATTGTGATTAATACTGGGCACAGCTCGCCGGTTCAATTTGAATTAACGGACGAGCAAAAAGAGCAATTGTTTGAAACAGGCTATCAGACCACTGTTGAGGTGGTTCCGCTTAAATTTGGTCAACTTATAACAGACCAATAG